Proteins from one Mus caroli chromosome 3, CAROLI_EIJ_v1.1, whole genome shotgun sequence genomic window:
- the LOC110291183 gene encoding 60S ribosomal protein L36a-like, whose product MVNVPKTRRTFCKKCGKHQPHKVTQYKKGKDSLYAQGKRRYDRKSGYGGQTKPIFCKKAKSTKKIMLRLESVEPNCRSKRMLARKRFEHFELGGNKKRKGQVIPF is encoded by the coding sequence ATGGTGAACGTGCCTAAGACCCGCCGGACATTCTGCAAGAAATGTGGGAAGCACCAACCCCACAAGGTGACACAGTATAAGAAGGGCAAGGATTCTTTGTATGCCCAGGGAAAGCGGCGTTATGACAGGAAGAGTGGCTATGGTGGGCAGACTAAGCCTATTTTCTGCAAAAAGGCtaaaagtacaaagaaaattATGCTGAGACTGGAGAGTGTAGAGCCCAACTGCAGATCTAAGAGGATGCTGGCTAGGAAGAGATTCGAGCATTTTGAATTGGGAGgcaacaagaagagaaagggccAAGTGATCCCGTTCTAA